The Vitis riparia cultivar Riparia Gloire de Montpellier isolate 1030 chromosome 3, EGFV_Vit.rip_1.0, whole genome shotgun sequence genome includes a region encoding these proteins:
- the LOC117909966 gene encoding caffeoyl-CoA O-methyltransferase, protein MATNQEAGRHQEVGHKSLLQSDALYQYILETSVYPREPESMKELRELTAQHPWNIMTTSADEGQFLNMLLKLINAKNTMEIGVYTGYSLLATALALPDDGKILAMDINKENYELGLPVIQKAGVAHKIDFKEGPALPVLDQMIEDGKYHGSFDFIFVDADKDNYLNYHKRLIDLVKVGGIIGYDNTLWNGSVVAPPDAPLRKYVRYYRDFVLELNKALAADPRIEICMLPVGDGITLCRRLS, encoded by the exons ATGGCCACGAACCAAGAAGCTGGGAGGCACCAGGAGGTTGGCCACAAGAGCCTTTTGCAGAGTGATGCTCTTTATCAG TATATACTTGAAACCAGTGTGTACCCAAGAGAGCCCGAATCCATGAAGGAGCTCAGAGAGTTGACTGCCCAGCATCCATG GAACATCATGACTACGTCTGCTGATGAAGGGCAGTTCTTGAACATGCTTCTCAAGCTCATCAATGCCAAGAACACCATGGAGATAGGCGTCTACACTGGCTACTCTCTTCTGGCCACAGCCCTTGCTCTCCCCGATGACGGAAAG ATCCTGGCTATGGACATCAACAAAGAAAATTACGAGCTGGGTCTGCCAGTAATTCAAAAGGCAGGGGTTGCCCACAAGATTGACTTCAAAGAAGGCCCTGCTTTGCCTGTTCTTGATCAGATGATCGAAGAT GGGAAGTATCACGGGTCGTTCGACTTCATATTCGTGGACGCAGACAAGGACAATTATCTGAACTACCACAAGAGATTGATCGATTTGGTGAAGGTGGGGGGAATCATCGGCTACGACAACACCCTCTGGAACGGGTCGGTGGTGGCGCCACCCGATGCTCCTCTGCGGAAGTACGTGAGGTACTACAGAGATTTCGTGTTGGAGCTGAACAAGGCTCTTGCTGCTGACCCAAGAATCGAGATCTGTATGCTTCCGGTTGGTGACGGGATCACCCTTTGCCGTCGGCTAAGCTGA
- the LOC117911852 gene encoding 40S ribosomal protein S16 — translation MASPVESVQCFGRKKTAVAVTYCKRGRGLIKINGCPIELVEPEILRYKAVEPILLLGRHRFAGVDMRIRVKGGGHTSQIYAIRQSIAKALVAFYQKYVDEQSKKEIKDILVRYDRTLLVADPRRCEPKKFGGRGARARFQKSYR, via the coding sequence ATGGCATCTCCTGTGGAATCAGTCCAGTGCTTTGGGCGGAAGAAGACCGCCGTGGCCGTCACCTACTGCAAGCGCGGCCGAGGCCTCATCAAGATCAACGGCTGCCCAATCGAGCTGGTGGAGCCCGAGATCCTCCGCTACAAGGCGGTGGAGCCCATCCTCCTTCTCGGTCGCCACCGTTTCGCCGGCGTTGACATGCGCATCCGCGTGAAAGGTGGTGGTCACACCTCCCAGATTTACGCAATCCGCCAAAGCATTGCCAAAGCCCTCGTTGCCTTCTATCAGAAGTACGTCGATGAGCAGTCCAAGAAGGAGATCAAGGACATCCTCGTTCGCTACGATCGTACCCTGCTTGTCGCTGATCCTAGGCGCTGCGAGCCAAAGAAGTTCGGTGGTCGTGGTGCTCGTGCAAGGTTCCAGAAATCGTATCGTTAG